Proteins from a single region of Nerophis ophidion isolate RoL-2023_Sa linkage group LG08, RoL_Noph_v1.0, whole genome shotgun sequence:
- the raraa gene encoding retinoic acid receptor alpha-A isoform X3 — MVYTCHREKNCIINKVTRNRCQYCRLQKCLEVGMSKESVRNDRNKKKKDEKKQECTESYVLSPDTEQMIDRVRKAHKETFPSLCQLGKYTTNNSSERRVSLDVDLWDKFSELSTKCIIKTVEFAKQLPGFTTLTIADQITLLKAACLDILILRICTRYTPEQDTMTFSDGLTLNRTQMHNAGFGPLTDLVFAFANQLIPLEMDDAETGLLSAICLLCGDRQDLEEADKVDVLQEPLLEALKIYVRKRRPHKPHMFPKMLMKITDLRSISAKGAERVITLKMEIPGSMPPLIQEMLENSEGLESGTSGARPCGTPPGSCSPSLSPSSAQSSPATQSP; from the exons ATGGTGTACACTTGTCACCGTGAGAAGAACTGCATCATCAACAAAGTCACCCGCAATCGCTGCCAGTACTGTCGGCTTCAGAAGTGCCTGGAAGTCGGAATGTCCAAGGAGT CGGTGAGGAACGACCGGAACAAGAAAAAGAAGGATGAAAAGAAGCAAGAGTGCACGGAGAGCTACGTGCTGAGTCCCGACACGGAGCAGATGATCGACAGAGTCCGCAAGGCGCACAAGGAAACGTTCCCCTCCCTCTGCCAGCTGGGCAAATACACTACG AATAACAGCTCGGAGCGACGCGTTTCATTGGACGTGGACCTCTGGGACAAGTTCAGCGAGCTGTCCACCAAATGCATCATCAAGACGGTGGAGTTCGCCAAGCAGCTTCCGGGCTTCACAACGCTCACCATCGCCGACCAGATTACTCTGCTCAAAGCCGCCTGTCTGGACATTCTG ATATTGCGGATCTGCACGCGCTACACGCCAGAACAAGACACCATGACTTTCTCAGACGGACTCACGCTAAACCGAACCCAGATGCACAACGCCGGCTTCGGACCCCTCACAGACCTGGTGTTCGCCTTCGCCAACCAGCTCATCCCCTTGGAGATGGACGACGCCGAAACAGGCCTGCTCAGCGCCATCTGTCTGCTATGTGGAG ATCGTCAAGACCTGGAAGAAGCAGACAAGGTGGACGTCCTGCAGGAGCCTCTTCTGGAGGCACTGAAGATCTACGTGAGGAAAAGGAGGCCCCACAAACCACATATGTTCCCCAAGATGCTGATGAAGATCACCGACCTGAGAAGCATCAGTGCTAAAG GTGCCGAGCGCGTCATCACCCTGAAAATGGAGATCCCGGGCTCTATGCCTCCCCTCATCCAGGAGATGCTGGAGAACTCGGAGGGCCTGGAGAGCGGGACCTCGGGGGCGCGGCCCTGCGGCACCCCTCCCGGCAGCTGCAGCCCCAGTTTGTCGCCGAGCTCCGCCCAAAGCAGTCCGGCCACACAGTCGCCGTAG